The Streptococcus sp. 29896 genome includes a region encoding these proteins:
- a CDS encoding DNA-binding response regulator yields the protein MAKKILIAGRERNLSHFVSMELQKQDYLVDYASTGKEALQLAHETDFDLILMSFQLADMGSRELSLELLRSKPASVIIVAVDSSEVAQHGQDILTYAVSYVVKPFVISDLVEQVTAIFKGRDFIDENCRQIKLHAAYRDLKIDFQNRTVTRAGELVNLTRREYDLLATLMYSPEILSREQLLERVWKYDTAVETNVVDVYIRYLRGKLDVPGQDSYIKTVRGVGYAMRE from the coding sequence ATGGCAAAGAAAATTTTGATTGCAGGTCGTGAGCGCAATCTATCCCACTTTGTTTCCATGGAATTGCAGAAACAAGATTATTTGGTGGATTACGCTTCGACAGGGAAGGAGGCCTTGCAGCTGGCCCATGAAACTGATTTTGATTTGATTTTGATGAGTTTTCAGTTGGCAGACATGGGGAGCCGGGAACTTTCCTTGGAACTCTTGCGGTCAAAACCTGCCTCTGTCATCATCGTTGCAGTCGATAGTTCAGAAGTCGCTCAGCATGGACAGGATATTTTGACCTACGCAGTTTCTTATGTTGTCAAACCCTTTGTAATCAGCGACTTGGTAGAACAGGTGACAGCAATCTTTAAGGGGCGTGACTTCATTGATGAAAACTGCCGTCAAATCAAGCTACATGCTGCCTATCGTGACTTGAAGATCGACTTTCAAAATCGGACAGTCACACGGGCTGGCGAGCTGGTCAATCTAACCAGAAGAGAATACGACCTTCTGGCAACCCTTATGTATAGTCCAGAGATTCTCAGCCGTGAGCAACTCTTGGAACGGGTTTGGAAATATGACACCGCCGTAGAAACGAATGTGGTAGATGTCTATATCCGATATTTGAGAGGGAAATTGGATGTTCCGGGACAGGACTCCTATATCAAGACCGTTCGTGGTGTTGGCTATGCTATGAGAGAATAA
- the gndA gene encoding NADP-dependent phosphogluconate dehydrogenase encodes MTKANFGVVGMAVMGRNLALNVESRGYTVAIYNRSADKTEDVIASNPGKNLVPSYDVESFVKSIETPRRIMLMVQAGPGTDATIQALLPHLDKGDILIDGGNTFYEDTIRRSAELADSGINFIGTGVSGGEKGALEGPSIMPGGQKEAYELVADVLEEISAKAPEDGAPCVTYIGPDGAGHYVKMVHNGIEYGDMQLIAESYDLMQHLLGLSVDEMADIFTEWNKGELDSYLIEITADILKRKDDQGQDGPVVDYIMDAAGNKGTGKWTSQSSLDLGVPLSLITESVFARYISTYKDERVAASKVLPKPAPFAYEGDKAELVEKIRQALYFSKIMSYAQGFAQLRVASKENNWNLPFGEIAKIWRAGCIIRARFLQKITDAYGRDEDLANLLLDEYFLDITAKYQQAVRDVVTLAVQAGVPVPTFSAAITYFDSYRAENLPANLIQAQRDYFGAHTYNRKDKEGVFHYDWYSESK; translated from the coding sequence ATGACAAAAGCAAACTTTGGTGTTGTAGGGATGGCTGTAATGGGCCGGAACTTGGCCCTCAACGTAGAATCTCGTGGCTATACAGTAGCGATTTACAACCGTTCAGCAGATAAAACGGAAGATGTAATAGCCAGCAACCCAGGTAAAAACTTGGTTCCAAGCTACGATGTTGAAAGCTTTGTAAAATCAATTGAAACCCCACGCCGTATCATGCTTATGGTGCAGGCTGGTCCTGGTACTGACGCAACCATTCAAGCCCTCTTGCCACACTTGGACAAAGGTGATATCTTGATTGACGGTGGAAATACCTTCTACGAAGATACCATTCGCCGTTCAGCAGAACTGGCAGACTCAGGCATCAACTTCATCGGTACAGGTGTATCAGGTGGTGAAAAAGGTGCTCTTGAAGGCCCGTCTATCATGCCAGGTGGACAAAAAGAAGCCTATGAATTGGTAGCTGATGTCTTGGAAGAAATCTCAGCTAAAGCTCCAGAAGATGGAGCACCATGTGTGACTTATATCGGTCCAGATGGAGCTGGTCACTACGTAAAAATGGTCCACAACGGTATCGAGTATGGCGACATGCAATTGATTGCAGAGTCATATGACCTCATGCAACACTTACTCGGTTTGTCAGTAGATGAAATGGCTGACATCTTCACTGAGTGGAACAAGGGTGAATTGGATAGCTACTTGATTGAAATCACAGCTGACATTTTGAAACGCAAGGACGACCAAGGTCAAGATGGTCCAGTTGTTGACTACATCATGGATGCTGCTGGTAACAAGGGCACTGGTAAATGGACAAGCCAATCATCTCTTGACTTAGGTGTGCCTTTGTCACTGATTACAGAATCTGTATTTGCTCGCTATATCTCAACCTACAAAGATGAGCGTGTGGCAGCAAGCAAGGTCCTTCCAAAACCAGCTCCGTTTGCATACGAAGGTGACAAGGCTGAATTGGTAGAAAAAATTCGTCAAGCATTGTACTTCTCAAAAATCATGTCTTACGCACAAGGTTTTGCACAATTGCGTGTTGCTTCTAAAGAAAACAACTGGAACTTGCCATTCGGTGAAATCGCAAAAATCTGGCGTGCAGGTTGTATCATCCGCGCTCGCTTCTTGCAAAAAATCACAGATGCCTACGGACGTGATGAAGACTTGGCAAACTTGCTCTTGGATGAATACTTCCTTGATATCACTGCAAAATACCAACAAGCTGTTCGTGATGTCGTAACCCTAGCTGTTCAGGCAGGTGTGCCTGTCCCAACCTTCTCTGCAGCGATTACCTACTTTGATAGCTACCGTGCAGAAAACTTACCAGCTAACTTGATCCAAGCACAACGTGACTACTTCGGTGCTCACACATATAACCGTAAAGACAAAGAAGGTGTCTTCCACTACGATTGGTATAGCGAATCGAAATAA
- a CDS encoding YceD family protein: MFHIYDIQKNPDGISFQKTLVLQDEIQTRNREVLGLSPVQVEGNVRFESGFYFLDYQMTYTITLSSSRSMEPVVLEESYPVNELFVASEAALKEQDLIDEDMVLVIEDDQIVLEESVADNILLNIPIKVLTPEEAAGSDMPSGANWSVLTEDDFKQEVQEKKEANSPFAQLQGLFADGEETE, translated from the coding sequence ATGTTTCATATTTATGATATTCAAAAAAATCCAGACGGCATTTCATTTCAGAAAACTCTGGTTCTCCAAGATGAGATTCAGACTCGTAACCGAGAGGTCTTGGGTCTCTCGCCTGTCCAAGTTGAAGGAAATGTCCGCTTTGAGTCCGGTTTTTACTTTTTGGATTACCAGATGACTTATACCATTACCTTGTCGTCAAGCCGCTCCATGGAGCCAGTTGTTTTGGAAGAATCCTATCCTGTCAATGAACTCTTTGTAGCTAGCGAAGCAGCTCTAAAGGAGCAGGACTTAATCGATGAAGATATGGTCTTGGTCATTGAGGATGATCAGATTGTTTTGGAAGAAAGCGTTGCGGATAACATCTTACTCAACATTCCGATCAAGGTCCTAACCCCAGAAGAAGCTGCAGGAAGTGATATGCCATCAGGTGCCAACTGGTCAGTCTTGACAGAGGATGATTTCAAACAAGAAGTGCAAGAAAAGAAAGAGGCCAATAGCCCCTTTGCACAATTACAAGGCTTGTTTGCAGATGGGGAAGAGACAGAATAG
- the trxB gene encoding thioredoxin-disulfide reductase — protein MYDTIVVGAGPAGMTAALYAGRSNLKVALLERGIYGGQMNNTAEIENYPGYEHISGPALAEKMFEPLEKFGVEHLFGTMTKLELDGPIKKIHTEDGILEAKTVILAMGAKHRLLGIPGEDTYNSRGVSYCAVCDGAFFRGQNLLVVGGGDSAVEEALFLTQFAETVTIVHRRDQLRAQKVIQDRAFANEKIKFIWDSVVEEIQGDDLRVQEVVIKNVKTGEVSQQAFGGVFIYVGLDAMTESVTDLGITDEAGWIITDQDMATTIPGVFAIGDVRQKQLRQITTAVGEGAQAGQGVYNYLTEHAN, from the coding sequence ATGTACGATACGATAGTGGTTGGAGCAGGACCTGCTGGGATGACAGCAGCGCTCTACGCAGGACGAAGCAACCTCAAGGTTGCCCTTTTGGAACGCGGCATTTACGGCGGCCAAATGAACAATACAGCTGAAATTGAAAATTATCCAGGTTACGAACATATTTCCGGTCCAGCATTGGCGGAAAAAATGTTTGAACCCCTGGAAAAATTTGGTGTGGAGCACTTATTTGGTACCATGACCAAGTTGGAGCTTGATGGACCAATCAAAAAAATTCACACAGAAGATGGCATTCTTGAAGCCAAGACAGTGATTCTGGCTATGGGAGCCAAGCACAGATTATTGGGCATCCCAGGAGAAGATACCTACAATAGCCGTGGTGTATCTTACTGTGCAGTCTGCGACGGCGCCTTTTTCCGTGGGCAAAACCTCTTGGTGGTCGGTGGAGGAGACTCGGCAGTCGAAGAGGCACTCTTTTTGACTCAGTTTGCGGAAACTGTGACCATCGTTCACCGTCGAGACCAATTGCGTGCACAAAAAGTCATTCAGGACCGCGCTTTTGCCAATGAGAAAATCAAGTTTATCTGGGACAGCGTGGTAGAAGAGATCCAAGGGGATGACCTCCGAGTACAAGAAGTGGTCATCAAGAATGTCAAAACTGGTGAAGTCAGTCAACAGGCTTTCGGTGGTGTCTTTATCTATGTTGGTTTAGATGCTATGACAGAATCGGTAACTGATTTGGGCATTACAGATGAGGCAGGTTGGATTATCACAGACCAAGATATGGCGACAACGATCCCAGGTGTGTTTGCAATCGGTGATGTGCGTCAGAAACAATTACGTCAGATAACGACAGCGGTTGGTGAGGGTGCTCAAGCAGGCCAAGGGGTATACAACTACCTGACAGAACATGCAAACTAG
- a CDS encoding DUF4059 family protein: MFESILGLYLQSLLLTIVFMVVVSGFWFLGRMIRRVDKTVQERQDALYDLMMINVMTIPILSFGVLGVLLMLKA, from the coding sequence ATATTTGAATCCATTTTGGGACTTTATCTTCAGAGTTTATTACTGACGATTGTCTTTATGGTTGTGGTGAGTGGCTTTTGGTTTCTGGGACGCATGATTCGAAGGGTAGACAAGACCGTTCAGGAACGCCAAGATGCCCTCTATGATTTGATGATGATCAATGTCATGACCATCCCCATCCTTTCCTTTGGGGTACTGGGTGTATTATTGATGCTAAAAGCTTAG
- a CDS encoding DEAD/DEAH box helicase: MKFTELPLKPYIQEALADINFVTATEVQEKLIPVVLSGRDLIGESKTGSGKTHTFLLPIFQQLQEDLDQVQAVITAPSRELATQIYQAARQLASHSETEVRVVNYVGGTDKNRQIDKLQAGQPHIVIGTPGRIYDLVKSGDLAIHKAKTFVVDEADMTLDMGFLETVDKIAGSLPKNLQFLVFSATIPQKLQPFLKKYLSNPVLEQIKTKTVISDTIENWLISTKGRDRNAQILEATRLMQPYLAMIFVNTKTRADELHSYLTANGLRVAKIHGDIPPRERKRIMNQVKNLDYQYIVATDLAARGIDIEGVSHVINDAIPQDLSFFVHRVGRTGRNGLSGIAITFYQPSDDADIRELEKINIKFLPKEMRDGEFKDSYDRDRRVNREKKTEQLDIEMIGLVKKKKKKIKPGYKKKIKWAVDEKRRKTKRVEARAKGRAERKAKRQTF; this comes from the coding sequence ATGAAATTTACAGAACTACCATTGAAGCCTTATATTCAAGAGGCCTTAGCAGATATTAACTTTGTAACGGCGACAGAAGTTCAGGAAAAATTGATTCCTGTTGTCCTATCTGGTCGCGACTTGATTGGGGAATCTAAAACTGGCTCTGGAAAAACCCATACATTTTTATTGCCTATTTTCCAGCAACTTCAGGAAGATTTGGATCAGGTTCAGGCAGTTATCACAGCACCATCTCGTGAGTTGGCGACGCAGATTTACCAAGCAGCGCGCCAATTGGCCAGTCATTCTGAGACAGAAGTGCGGGTGGTAAACTATGTTGGTGGGACAGATAAAAATCGTCAAATTGACAAGCTACAAGCCGGTCAACCCCACATTGTCATTGGAACACCTGGCCGCATTTACGATTTGGTTAAATCAGGTGATTTAGCCATCCACAAGGCAAAGACCTTTGTGGTTGATGAAGCGGATATGACCCTCGACATGGGCTTTTTGGAAACAGTTGACAAGATTGCAGGCAGCCTGCCAAAAAACCTTCAATTTTTGGTCTTTTCAGCGACCATTCCGCAAAAATTGCAACCATTTTTGAAAAAATATCTGTCCAACCCTGTATTGGAACAAATTAAGACCAAGACGGTTATTTCAGATACGATTGAAAACTGGTTGATTTCGACCAAGGGCCGTGATCGCAATGCACAAATTTTGGAAGCGACTCGACTCATGCAGCCCTATCTGGCGATGATTTTTGTCAATACCAAAACACGGGCAGATGAATTGCACAGCTATCTGACTGCCAACGGCTTACGGGTTGCCAAGATTCACGGAGATATTCCACCACGCGAGCGCAAACGGATCATGAATCAGGTGAAAAATCTGGATTATCAGTACATTGTCGCAACGGATTTGGCGGCGCGTGGGATTGATATCGAAGGGGTGAGTCATGTTATCAATGATGCGATTCCGCAAGACCTTTCCTTCTTTGTTCACCGAGTAGGTCGGACTGGCCGCAATGGCTTGTCAGGGATTGCCATTACCTTCTATCAACCAAGTGATGATGCTGATATTCGTGAATTGGAAAAAATCAATATCAAGTTTCTTCCAAAAGAGATGAGAGATGGCGAATTTAAGGACAGCTATGATCGTGACCGTCGGGTCAATCGTGAGAAGAAAACAGAACAGCTGGACATAGAGATGATCGGTCTCGTTAAAAAGAAAAAGAAAAAAATCAAGCCGGGCTACAAGAAAAAAATCAAGTGGGCTGTTGATGAGAAGCGCAGAAAGACCAAACGTGTGGAGGCTCGTGCCAAGGGACGGGCAGAGCGTAAGGCCAAGCGCCAGACCTTTTAG